The stretch of DNA GTTAATGGAAAATACGGCACGAAGCCGCAAAGCACGCGCCCATGCCAGCTTGAGGCGGGGATGTCAAACCTAATGACACGGAATAATGTTTTCCATTACGGAAGACCAATTCGCCAGCAAGGTGATTGACAGCAATCCTCCCTCATCGGAATGAACGTCACTATGCAACGACATCATCACGCTTCCGCCGCCCCGCTCTCCGTCTCACGTAGTTCCGTGCCGTTGTCGGGCACCATCGCCGTGCCGGGTGACAAATCCATCAGCCATCGCGCTTTGATGCTTGCGTCCCTGGCGGAGGGACGCACCACCATCACAGGTCTGCTGGAAGGCGAGGACGTATTGCGTACGGCGCAGGCCATGCGCGCGCTCGGTGCGAAGATTACGCATGAGGGCGAAAAATGGATTGTCGAGGGCCGTGGCGTCGGTGCGCTGTCCGAGCCGGAAGATGTTCTGGATATGGGAAATTCCGGCACCGCGGCTCGATTGCTTTCCGGCATCTTGTCGTCGCACGGGATCACCAGCATCATGACCGGAGACGCCAGCCTGCGCAGCCGACCGATGCGGCGCGTCACCGTACCGCTTGCGGAAAACGGCTCTTGCTTCGTCACACGCAAGGGCGAGCGCTTGCCGATGGCGATTGTCGGCAGCAGGCAGGCCACACCGATTTCCTATCGACTCCCGGTGGCTTCGGCGCAGGTGAAATCGGCGATTTTGCTGGCGGGATTGAACGCACAGGGCGAAACCCGCGTCGAGGAACCGGTCGCGACGCGCGATCATACCGAAAATATGCTGCGTCATTTCGGCGTGCCGGTGCAGATCGATAAGATCCCCGAAGGCGGCCGCTTGATCAGCCTGACAGGCCCGGCGGCACTGAAGGCACATGATGTCGTGGTACCGGGCGATCCGTCATCTTCCGCATTTCCGATCGTGGCAGCGCTTTTGGTACCGAATTCTGAGATCGTGATCGTCGGTGTGGGCTTGAACGTATTGCGGACGGGCCTTTTCGCGACATTGCGGGAAATGGGTGCGGTTCTGCTCGTCGAAAATGAGCGGATCGAGGGTGGCGAGCCTGTGGGCGATTTGCGTGTCAAAGCCAGCGCACTGCATGGCGTGGATGTGCCGCCGGAGCGGGCGCCTTCGATGATCGACGAATATCCGGTTTTGGCGGTGGCCTGCGCTTTCGCAAACGGTAGTTCGCGTTTGAGAGGGTTGGAGGAACTTCGTGTCAAGGAAAGCGACCGCCTGAGCGCGACGGTGGCGTTGCTTGTTGCGAACGGCGTGTCGGTGCGGGTCGAAGACGATGACATGATCATCGATGGTCGCGACTCCAACAAGCCGATCGGTGGCGGCACGGTCGAGACGAAAATGGATCATCGCCTGGCGATGAGCGCCATTGTCCTAGGCTTGGCGGCGGATTTGCCGGTTCATGTGGACGATACCGCCTTCATCGACACCAGCTTCCCCGGCTTCGTCTCGCTCATGAACGGGCTGGGAGCCGGTTTGTGACACGTTTGATCATTGCGGTTGATGGCCCTGCGGCAGCAGGGAAGGGCACGCTCGCCAAAGCGCTCGCGGCATCATTGAATCTGCCCTATCTCGATACCGGGCTGCTTTATCGTGCCGTGGCGCGTCAGATGCTGTTGAAAAATCTCGATCCAGTAACGGAGAGCGGCGAGGAAGCAGCACGGAATCTTCAGCCGCAAGATCTGTTGCGGCAGGATCTTCGCGTGCCGGAGATCGACCGCGCAGCCAGCACGGTCGCGACGCAACCGCTGGTGCGAACGGCGCTGCTGCAACGCCAGCGCGATTTTGCTGCCGCGACGGGAGGCGTCGTGGATGGGCGCGATATTGGAACCGTCGTTTTTCCGCAGGCCGATGTTAAGCTGTTTGTCACCGCCTCGGCACGTACGCGCGCGCTGCGCCGGCATTACCAGTTGCATGGCGATGCGACGTTGTCGGACGTCGCGTTGCAGCGCTTGATCGAGGAGATCGAAGCGCGGGATCAAAAGGATGCGTCACGCGCCGTTTCACCGTTGCGGCGCGCCGAGGACGCCATACTGCTCGAGACGGACGATCTGGATGCTGGAGCCGTGCTTCAGAAGGCGCTGAGCATCGTTCGCAACCGCTGAATCGCGTTCAATCACCTTCTTTTTAAGTCATTTTTGCGGTTTTAGTTGACATGGGCGGCCCGGTAGGTGTCTGTCCCCATCAACGCATGATCGTTCATGCGGCTTGTCCTTCCGCGGCAAGTGCTTACTCATCACGGCCCTGCTCTCAGAGAGCGAAAAGGGGCAAGTCG from Kozakia baliensis encodes:
- the aroA gene encoding 3-phosphoshikimate 1-carboxyvinyltransferase, with the translated sequence MQRHHHASAAPLSVSRSSVPLSGTIAVPGDKSISHRALMLASLAEGRTTITGLLEGEDVLRTAQAMRALGAKITHEGEKWIVEGRGVGALSEPEDVLDMGNSGTAARLLSGILSSHGITSIMTGDASLRSRPMRRVTVPLAENGSCFVTRKGERLPMAIVGSRQATPISYRLPVASAQVKSAILLAGLNAQGETRVEEPVATRDHTENMLRHFGVPVQIDKIPEGGRLISLTGPAALKAHDVVVPGDPSSSAFPIVAALLVPNSEIVIVGVGLNVLRTGLFATLREMGAVLLVENERIEGGEPVGDLRVKASALHGVDVPPERAPSMIDEYPVLAVACAFANGSSRLRGLEELRVKESDRLSATVALLVANGVSVRVEDDDMIIDGRDSNKPIGGGTVETKMDHRLAMSAIVLGLAADLPVHVDDTAFIDTSFPGFVSLMNGLGAGL
- the cmk gene encoding (d)CMP kinase yields the protein MTRLIIAVDGPAAAGKGTLAKALAASLNLPYLDTGLLYRAVARQMLLKNLDPVTESGEEAARNLQPQDLLRQDLRVPEIDRAASTVATQPLVRTALLQRQRDFAAATGGVVDGRDIGTVVFPQADVKLFVTASARTRALRRHYQLHGDATLSDVALQRLIEEIEARDQKDASRAVSPLRRAEDAILLETDDLDAGAVLQKALSIVRNR